In Bacillus toyonensis BCT-7112, a single window of DNA contains:
- the pyrD gene encoding dihydroorotate oxidase B catalytic subunit has product MNRLQVELPGLSLKNPIIPASGCFGFGREYAQFYDLSVLGSIMIKATTEQPRYGNPTPRVAETPGGMLNAIGLQNPGLEKVMNSELPWLEQFDLPIIANVAGSQAEDYVAVAKEISKAPNVHALELNISCPNVKTGGIAFGTNPEIAADLTKRVKEVSEVPVYVKLSPNVANIVEIAKAIENAGADGLTMINTLLGMRLDLKTAQPILANRTGGLSGPVIKPVAIRMVHEVSQAVNIPIIGMGGIESAEDVIEFFYAGASAVAVGTANFIDPFVCPTIIEELPALLDELGFDHISECQGRSWKQTCHSR; this is encoded by the coding sequence ATGAACAGATTGCAAGTTGAATTACCAGGATTGTCATTAAAAAATCCAATTATACCAGCATCTGGATGCTTTGGATTTGGTCGTGAATATGCACAGTTTTACGATTTAAGTGTACTAGGATCAATCATGATTAAAGCGACGACAGAACAACCACGTTATGGAAATCCGACGCCTCGTGTTGCTGAAACACCAGGCGGCATGTTAAATGCAATCGGACTTCAAAACCCAGGTTTAGAAAAAGTAATGAATTCTGAATTACCATGGTTAGAACAATTTGATCTTCCAATCATTGCGAATGTTGCGGGCTCACAAGCTGAGGATTACGTAGCAGTTGCAAAGGAAATTTCTAAAGCGCCTAATGTCCATGCACTAGAATTAAATATTTCTTGTCCGAACGTAAAAACAGGTGGTATCGCTTTTGGTACAAATCCTGAAATTGCTGCTGATTTAACGAAGCGAGTAAAAGAGGTTTCTGAAGTACCTGTATACGTGAAATTGTCACCGAACGTGGCAAACATTGTGGAAATTGCAAAAGCGATTGAAAATGCAGGTGCAGATGGTTTAACGATGATTAATACATTGCTTGGTATGCGTCTAGATTTAAAAACAGCCCAACCAATTTTAGCAAACCGTACGGGCGGACTATCAGGTCCTGTGATTAAGCCAGTAGCAATTCGTATGGTACATGAAGTAAGCCAAGCGGTTAACATTCCAATTATCGGAATGGGTGGTATTGAGTCAGCAGAAGATGTAATTGAGTTCTTCTACGCTGGTGCAAGCGCAGTTGCAGTAGGTACAGCGAACTTCATAGATCCGTTCGTATGTCCGACAATTATTGAAGAGTTACCAGCATTACTAGATGAATTAGGATTTGATCACATTTCGGAATGTCAAGGAAGGAGCTGGAAGCAAACATGTCACAGTCGTTAA
- the pyrK gene encoding dihydroorotate oxidase B electron transfer subunit: protein MMQKQNMIVVNQKEIAKNIYELVLQGTLVQQMNEPGQFVHIKVAEGIAPLLRRPISICNVDQEKNEFTMLYRAEGQGTKTLATRKQGEMVDVLGPLGHGFPVEEAETGQTALLVGGGIGVPPLYELSQRLVAKGVRVIHILGFQTKDVVFYEEKFAELGDTYVATVDGTHGTKGFVTDVIDNYGIDFDILYSCGPLAMLRALEGRYKEKKAYISLEERMGCGIGACFACVCHLQEDPSGHSYKKVCSDGPVFPIGEVVL, encoded by the coding sequence ATGATGCAAAAGCAAAATATGATCGTCGTTAACCAAAAAGAAATCGCAAAAAACATTTACGAATTAGTGCTTCAAGGAACGTTAGTACAGCAAATGAACGAACCAGGGCAGTTTGTACACATTAAGGTAGCAGAGGGCATTGCGCCCCTTCTGCGCCGCCCGATTAGTATTTGTAATGTAGATCAAGAGAAGAACGAGTTTACAATGCTATATCGTGCGGAAGGACAAGGGACAAAAACATTAGCAACTAGAAAACAAGGTGAAATGGTAGATGTACTAGGACCACTAGGACACGGTTTTCCTGTAGAAGAAGCAGAAACAGGACAAACGGCTTTATTAGTAGGCGGGGGAATTGGGGTACCACCACTTTATGAATTATCACAGCGCCTCGTTGCAAAAGGTGTACGTGTGATTCACATCTTAGGTTTTCAAACGAAAGATGTTGTTTTCTATGAAGAAAAATTTGCAGAACTTGGTGATACGTACGTTGCAACAGTAGACGGCACACACGGTACAAAGGGATTTGTTACAGATGTAATTGATAATTACGGAATCGACTTTGACATTCTTTATTCATGTGGCCCGTTAGCGATGCTTCGTGCATTAGAAGGACGTTACAAAGAGAAAAAAGCCTATATTTCATTAGAAGAACGTATGGGTTGTGGTATTGGAGCTTGTTTCGCATGTGTATGCCACTTACAAGAAGATCCAAGTGGACATTCTTATAAGAAGGTGTGTAGCGACGGACCGGTATTTCCAATTGGGGAGGTTGTACTATGA
- the carB gene encoding carbamoyl-phosphate synthase large subunit, protein MPKRLDINTILVIGSGPIVIGQAAEFDYSGTQACQSLREEGYKVILVNSNPATIMTDTATADKVYIEPLTLEFVSRIIRKERPDAILPTLGGQTGLNMAVELAKSGILEECGVEILGTKLSAIEQAEDRDLFRTLMQELNEPIPSSTIIHTLEEAHEFVKEIGYPVIVRPAFTMGGTGGGICSNEEELIEIVSGGLKHSPVTQCLLEKSIAGCKEIEYEVMRDSNDNAIVVCNMENIDPVGVHTGDSIVVAPSQTLSDREYQMLRNTSLRIIRALGIEGGCNVQLALDPHSFQYYVIEVNPRVSRSSALASKATGYPIAKLAAKIAVGLTLDEIVNPVTQKTYACFEPALDYVVSKIPRWPFDKFESANRTLGTQMKATGEVMSIGRNLEQSLLKAVRSLELGIYHLELDHLKELDKETMKKRIIKADDERLFVVAEAIRQGVTKEEINSWCEMDFFFLQKIENIVNMEHEVKENAGNMEVLQSAKEMGFSDHYIANAWNKTEREIYDMRKESNMTPVYKMVDTCAAEFESATPYYYSTYGDENESVITDRKSVVVLGSGPIRIGQGVEFDYATVHSVWAIKEAGYEAIIVNNNPETVSTDFSISDKLYFEPLTIEDVMHIIDLEKPEGVIVQFGGQTAINLAAKLEEHGVKILGTSLEDLDRAEDRDKFEAALTKLGIPQPVGKTATTVEQAVAIAEEIGYPVLVRPSYVLGGRAMEIVYRQEELLHYMKNAVKVHAEHPVLIDRYMVGKEIEVDAISDGENVFIPGIMEHIERAGVHSGDSIGVYPPQSLSDELKEQIIEHTIALGKGLNIVGLLNIQFVVFKDQVYVIEVNPRASRTVPFLSKITGVPMANVATKVILGQNLIEQGYGTGYHPEEKEVYVKAPVFSFAKLRSVDTTLGPEMKSTGEVMGKDLTLEKALYKGLVASGINIPTHGSVIITVADKDKEEAMEIAKRFHEIGYNLLATAGTAQTLAEQNIPVQVVNKIDSEDYNLLDIIRQGKAQFVINTLTKGKQPARDGFRIRRESVENGVACLTSLDTTRAILRVLESMTFSAHSMKEITQTKRHEVVHA, encoded by the coding sequence ATGCCAAAACGCCTAGACATTAACACAATTTTAGTAATCGGATCAGGACCAATTGTAATTGGGCAAGCAGCAGAGTTTGATTACTCTGGTACACAAGCTTGTCAATCTCTTAGAGAAGAAGGTTACAAAGTAATCCTTGTTAACTCTAACCCAGCAACAATTATGACAGATACTGCAACAGCAGATAAAGTATATATAGAACCATTAACATTAGAATTCGTAAGCCGTATCATTCGTAAAGAACGTCCAGATGCAATCCTACCAACATTAGGTGGTCAAACAGGCCTAAATATGGCTGTTGAACTTGCGAAATCAGGCATACTTGAAGAATGCGGAGTTGAAATTTTAGGAACAAAATTATCAGCAATTGAGCAAGCGGAAGATCGTGATTTATTCCGTACATTAATGCAGGAATTAAATGAACCAATTCCATCTAGTACCATTATTCATACGCTAGAAGAAGCACATGAATTTGTAAAAGAAATTGGTTATCCAGTTATTGTTCGCCCAGCATTTACAATGGGGGGAACAGGTGGCGGAATCTGTAGTAATGAAGAAGAACTAATTGAAATCGTATCAGGTGGATTAAAACATAGTCCAGTAACACAATGTTTATTAGAAAAGAGCATTGCTGGTTGTAAGGAAATTGAATATGAAGTAATGCGTGATTCGAATGATAACGCGATTGTAGTATGTAACATGGAAAATATCGATCCAGTTGGGGTTCACACAGGTGATTCAATCGTTGTAGCACCGAGTCAAACATTAAGTGACCGTGAGTATCAAATGTTACGAAACACTTCATTACGAATTATTCGTGCATTAGGAATCGAAGGTGGCTGTAACGTTCAGCTTGCACTAGATCCGCATAGCTTCCAATACTATGTAATCGAAGTAAATCCGCGTGTGAGTCGTTCATCTGCACTAGCATCTAAAGCAACTGGATATCCAATTGCGAAGTTAGCAGCGAAAATTGCAGTCGGTTTAACATTAGATGAAATTGTAAATCCAGTAACACAAAAAACATACGCTTGCTTCGAGCCAGCATTAGACTATGTCGTTTCAAAAATTCCACGTTGGCCATTTGATAAGTTCGAATCAGCAAACAGAACGCTTGGTACACAAATGAAGGCAACTGGTGAAGTTATGTCAATTGGACGTAACTTAGAGCAATCATTATTAAAAGCGGTTCGTTCTTTAGAGCTAGGGATTTATCACTTAGAATTAGACCATTTAAAAGAACTTGATAAAGAAACAATGAAAAAACGTATTATAAAAGCTGACGATGAGCGTCTGTTCGTTGTAGCAGAAGCAATCCGTCAAGGTGTAACGAAAGAAGAAATTAATTCATGGTGTGAAATGGACTTCTTCTTCTTACAAAAAATTGAAAACATCGTAAACATGGAACACGAAGTAAAAGAAAATGCAGGAAATATGGAAGTGTTACAATCTGCAAAAGAAATGGGATTCAGTGATCATTACATCGCCAATGCTTGGAACAAAACAGAGCGTGAAATTTACGATATGCGTAAAGAAAGTAATATGACTCCTGTTTATAAAATGGTAGATACTTGTGCGGCAGAGTTTGAATCTGCAACACCTTACTACTACAGCACATACGGTGACGAGAATGAATCGGTTATAACAGATCGTAAGAGTGTGGTTGTACTAGGGTCTGGTCCAATCCGTATCGGTCAAGGTGTTGAGTTTGACTACGCAACAGTTCACTCTGTATGGGCAATTAAAGAAGCTGGATATGAGGCAATCATTGTAAATAACAACCCAGAAACAGTTTCAACAGACTTCAGTATTTCTGACAAATTATACTTTGAACCATTAACGATTGAAGATGTAATGCACATTATCGATTTAGAAAAGCCAGAAGGTGTTATCGTACAATTCGGTGGACAAACGGCAATTAACTTAGCGGCGAAATTAGAAGAACACGGTGTGAAAATTTTAGGAACATCACTTGAAGATTTAGACCGCGCAGAAGATCGAGATAAATTCGAAGCTGCATTAACAAAATTAGGAATCCCACAACCAGTTGGTAAAACAGCAACAACTGTAGAACAAGCGGTAGCAATCGCTGAAGAAATTGGTTACCCAGTATTAGTAAGACCATCTTACGTACTAGGTGGACGTGCGATGGAAATCGTATATCGTCAAGAAGAACTACTGCACTACATGAAAAATGCAGTTAAAGTTCATGCAGAGCATCCGGTATTAATCGACCGTTACATGGTTGGTAAAGAAATTGAAGTAGATGCAATTTCAGACGGTGAGAATGTGTTCATTCCAGGTATTATGGAACATATTGAACGCGCTGGAGTTCACTCTGGGGATTCAATTGGAGTATATCCACCACAAAGCTTATCTGACGAACTAAAAGAACAAATTATTGAACATACAATTGCACTTGGAAAAGGATTAAACATTGTTGGGTTACTAAATATCCAGTTTGTAGTATTCAAAGATCAAGTGTATGTAATTGAAGTAAACCCACGTGCGAGCCGTACAGTACCATTCTTAAGTAAAATTACAGGCGTACCGATGGCGAATGTTGCAACGAAAGTTATTTTAGGTCAAAACCTAATAGAGCAAGGATACGGAACGGGCTATCACCCAGAAGAGAAAGAAGTGTATGTAAAAGCACCAGTATTCTCATTTGCGAAACTACGCTCAGTTGATACAACATTAGGACCTGAAATGAAATCAACAGGGGAAGTAATGGGGAAAGACTTAACGCTTGAAAAAGCATTATACAAAGGGCTAGTTGCCTCAGGAATTAACATCCCAACGCACGGATCCGTAATCATCACTGTAGCGGATAAAGATAAAGAAGAGGCGATGGAAATTGCAAAACGTTTCCATGAAATCGGCTATAACTTATTAGCAACAGCTGGAACGGCACAAACATTAGCAGAGCAAAATATCCCAGTACAAGTTGTAAACAAAATTGATTCTGAAGACTACAACTTACTAGATATTATTCGCCAAGGAAAAGCACAGTTTGTAATCAATACATTAACAAAAGGAAAACAACCAGCGCGTGATGGTTTCCGCATTCGCCGTGAATCAGTAGAAAACGGTGTGGCTTGCTTAACATCACTTGATACAACGAGAGCAATCTTACGAGTATTAGAATCTATGACATTCTCAGCTCATTCAATGAAAGAAATTACGCAAACAAAGCGTCACGAGGTGGTACATGCATGA
- a CDS encoding carbamoyl phosphate synthase small subunit, with protein sequence MKRQLILEDGTVLIGKGFGGEIEKSGEVVFTTGMTGYQETLSDPSYCGQIVTFTYPLIGNYGINRDDFESIHPSVNGLIVNEICDHPSNFRNEISLNDYLKERNIPGLAGIDTRKLTRKIRQYGTLRGRLCNMDADVEYIVSQLKATVFTDHVKRVSTKDPYPSPGRGHRVVLVDFGMKHGILRELNKRDCDVIVVPYNTTAEEILRLSPDGIMLSNGPGDPKDVPEAIEMLKDIIGKVPLFGICLGHQLFALASGANTSKLKFGHRGLNHPVKNLATGKVAITSQNHGYAVEEESVENTNLEITHVALNDGTVEGLRHTKFPAFTVQYHPEASAGPEDANDLFEDFLEMIENFKKEGEELCQNA encoded by the coding sequence ATGAAAAGACAACTTATCTTAGAAGATGGAACAGTATTAATTGGAAAAGGTTTCGGAGGCGAAATCGAAAAGTCAGGTGAGGTTGTATTTACAACAGGAATGACTGGATATCAAGAAACATTATCTGATCCATCATATTGCGGTCAAATCGTAACATTTACGTACCCATTAATCGGAAACTACGGCATTAACCGTGACGATTTTGAATCCATTCACCCATCTGTAAATGGTTTAATCGTAAATGAAATTTGTGATCATCCATCAAACTTCCGTAATGAAATTTCGTTAAATGATTACTTAAAAGAAAGAAACATTCCAGGATTAGCAGGAATTGATACGAGAAAATTAACGAGAAAAATTCGTCAATACGGTACATTACGCGGACGACTTTGTAACATGGATGCAGATGTAGAGTACATTGTGAGCCAATTAAAAGCGACAGTATTTACAGATCATGTAAAACGCGTATCAACGAAAGACCCATACCCAAGCCCAGGCCGTGGTCATCGAGTTGTACTTGTAGACTTCGGAATGAAACATGGTATTTTAAGAGAATTAAATAAGCGTGACTGTGATGTAATTGTAGTACCTTACAATACAACAGCAGAAGAGATTTTACGCCTTAGCCCAGATGGAATTATGTTAAGTAATGGACCTGGGGATCCAAAAGATGTACCAGAAGCAATTGAAATGTTAAAAGACATTATCGGTAAAGTTCCTTTATTCGGGATTTGCTTAGGACATCAGTTATTCGCATTAGCATCTGGTGCAAATACAAGTAAGTTGAAGTTCGGTCATCGTGGTTTAAATCATCCAGTAAAAAATCTTGCAACTGGAAAAGTAGCAATTACTTCTCAAAACCATGGATACGCAGTAGAAGAAGAGTCAGTTGAAAATACAAATCTTGAAATTACACATGTTGCTTTAAATGATGGAACAGTAGAAGGTCTTCGTCATACGAAGTTTCCAGCATTTACAGTACAATACCATCCAGAAGCTTCAGCGGGACCAGAAGATGCAAATGATTTATTCGAAGATTTCTTAGAAATGATTGAAAACTTCAAGAAAGAAGGGGAAGAGTTATGCCAAAACGCCTAG
- the pyrC gene encoding dihydroorotase has protein sequence MNYLFKNGRYMNEEGIIVATDLLVQDGKIAKVAENITADNAEVIDVNGKLIAPGLVDVHVHLREPGGEHKETIATGTLAAAKGGFTTICAMPNTRPVPDCREHMEDLQKRIKEKAHVNVLPYGAITVRQAGSEMTDFETLKELGAFAFTDDGVGVQDASMMLAAMKRAAKLNMAVVAHCEENTLINKGCVHEGKFSEKHGLNGIPSVCESVHIARDILLAEAADCHYHVCHVSTKGSVRVIRDAKRAGIKVTAEVTPHHLVLCEDDIPSADPNFKMNPPLRGKEDHAALIEGLLDGTIDMIATDHAPHTAEEKAQGIERAPFGITGFETAFPLLYTNLVKKGIITLEQLIQFLTEKPADTFGLEAGRLKEGRVADITIIDLEQEEEIDPKTFLSKGKNTPFAGWKCQGWPVMTIVGGKIAWQKESALV, from the coding sequence ATGAATTATTTGTTTAAAAATGGTCGTTATATGAATGAAGAAGGAATAATCGTAGCAACAGATCTTCTCGTACAAGACGGTAAAATTGCGAAAGTAGCAGAAAATATTACGGCAGATAATGCTGAAGTAATCGATGTGAACGGAAAGTTAATCGCACCTGGATTAGTAGATGTACATGTACATCTTCGTGAGCCAGGTGGTGAACATAAAGAAACAATTGCAACAGGCACACTAGCAGCGGCAAAAGGTGGATTCACTACAATTTGCGCAATGCCAAATACACGTCCAGTACCAGATTGCAGGGAACATATGGAAGACTTACAAAAACGTATTAAAGAAAAAGCACACGTAAATGTATTACCATATGGAGCAATTACAGTACGTCAAGCAGGTTCTGAAATGACAGATTTCGAAACGTTAAAAGAGCTTGGAGCATTCGCTTTCACTGATGATGGAGTAGGCGTACAAGATGCGAGCATGATGCTAGCTGCTATGAAGCGTGCAGCGAAGTTGAATATGGCAGTAGTTGCACACTGTGAAGAAAATACACTTATTAATAAAGGTTGTGTACATGAAGGGAAGTTTTCTGAGAAACACGGATTAAACGGTATCCCATCAGTATGTGAATCTGTACATATTGCAAGGGATATACTGCTTGCTGAGGCGGCAGATTGTCACTATCACGTATGTCACGTAAGTACGAAAGGGTCTGTACGTGTAATCCGTGATGCAAAACGTGCTGGAATTAAAGTAACAGCAGAAGTAACACCGCATCACTTAGTGTTATGTGAAGATGATATCCCATCAGCTGATCCTAACTTTAAAATGAACCCACCGCTTCGTGGAAAAGAAGACCACGCAGCGTTAATTGAAGGGCTATTAGATGGAACGATCGATATGATCGCAACTGACCATGCACCGCATACAGCGGAAGAGAAAGCACAAGGAATTGAAAGAGCACCATTCGGAATTACTGGTTTTGAAACAGCATTCCCACTTCTATACACAAACCTTGTGAAAAAAGGAATTATTACATTAGAACAGTTAATTCAATTCTTAACAGAAAAACCAGCTGATACATTCGGTTTAGAAGCAGGTCGCCTGAAAGAAGGTAGAGTAGCTGATATTACAATCATTGATTTAGAACAAGAAGAAGAGATTGATCCAAAAACTTTCTTATCAAAAGGAAAAAATACACCATTCGCAGGTTGGAAATGCCAAGGATGGCCGGTAATGACAATCGTTGGCGGTAAGATCGCATGGCAAAAGGAGAGTGCATTAGTATGA
- the pyrB gene encoding aspartate carbamoyltransferase, which produces MSHLLTMSELSELEISEILKDAEDFANGKESKTTEQTFVANLFFENSTRTRFSFEVAEKRLGLDVLNFSADSSSVQKGETLYDTIKTLESIGTKAVVIRHEQDRYFDELKDQVNIPILNAGDGCGNHPTQCLLDLLTIKQEFGSFEGLKIAIVGDIRHSRVARSNAETLTKLGATIYFASPEEWKDEKNTFGTYKNLDELVPEVDVMMLLRVQHERHDHYETDIMKEYHEKHGLTLEREKRMKEGSIIMHPAPFNRDVEIASELVECERSRIFKQMENGVYVRMAVLKRALPNVLGGMKHELFV; this is translated from the coding sequence ATGAGCCATTTGTTAACGATGAGTGAATTATCGGAACTAGAAATTTCAGAAATCCTAAAAGACGCAGAAGATTTCGCGAATGGGAAAGAGAGTAAAACAACAGAGCAAACTTTTGTTGCGAACTTGTTCTTTGAGAATAGTACGAGAACGAGATTTAGCTTCGAAGTTGCTGAGAAGAGATTAGGACTTGACGTATTAAACTTTTCAGCAGATTCATCTAGCGTACAAAAAGGAGAAACGTTATACGACACGATAAAAACACTGGAATCAATCGGAACAAAAGCGGTAGTCATCCGCCACGAGCAAGATCGTTACTTCGATGAGCTAAAAGATCAAGTAAACATTCCAATCTTAAATGCTGGAGATGGATGCGGAAATCATCCAACGCAATGTCTGCTCGACCTTCTAACAATTAAACAAGAGTTTGGAAGTTTTGAAGGTTTAAAGATTGCAATTGTTGGAGATATTCGCCATAGCCGAGTAGCACGATCCAATGCTGAAACATTAACGAAGCTTGGGGCAACGATTTATTTTGCAAGCCCAGAAGAGTGGAAAGATGAAAAAAACACATTTGGAACGTACAAAAACTTAGATGAGCTAGTTCCAGAAGTTGATGTAATGATGTTACTTCGTGTACAGCATGAGCGTCATGATCATTATGAAACAGACATTATGAAAGAGTATCATGAAAAACACGGATTAACGCTTGAAAGAGAAAAACGTATGAAAGAAGGAAGCATTATTATGCATCCAGCTCCTTTCAACCGGGATGTGGAAATTGCAAGTGAACTTGTTGAGTGTGAGCGTTCACGCATATTTAAACAAATGGAAAATGGAGTTTACGTAAGAATGGCTGTACTAAAACGCGCCTTACCAAATGTATTAGGAGGAATGAAACATGAATTATTTGTTTAA